A genomic region of Lachnoclostridium edouardi contains the following coding sequences:
- a CDS encoding adenylate kinase: protein MKIIMLGAPGAGKGTQAKKIAEKYGIPHISTGDIFRANIKGGTELGMKAKSYMDQGQLVPDEITIGMLMDRIKENDCQKGYVLDGFPRTIPQAESLTKALADMGDKIDYAVNVDVPDQVIVTRMSGRRACLSCGATYHIVYNPTKQESVCDTCGSQLVLRDDDKPETVLNRLTVYHDQTQPLIDYYKKAGVLAEVDGTQNLDKVFQDIVSILGE from the coding sequence ATGAAAATTATTATGTTAGGAGCTCCTGGTGCAGGAAAAGGCACCCAGGCAAAGAAAATTGCAGAGAAGTACGGAATTCCACACATTTCCACAGGAGATATTTTCAGAGCCAACATTAAAGGGGGAACTGAGCTGGGCATGAAGGCAAAGTCTTACATGGATCAGGGACAGCTGGTTCCGGATGAAATTACAATCGGAATGTTGATGGACAGAATCAAAGAGAACGACTGCCAGAAGGGCTATGTTTTAGACGGTTTCCCAAGAACGATTCCTCAGGCTGAAAGTCTTACAAAGGCTTTGGCAGATATGGGGGATAAGATTGATTATGCAGTTAATGTAGACGTGCCGGATCAGGTGATTGTTACCAGAATGTCAGGCAGAAGGGCATGTCTTTCCTGCGGAGCCACATATCATATAGTATATAACCCGACAAAGCAGGAGAGCGTGTGCGATACCTGCGGCAGTCAGCTGGTGCTGAGAGATGACGATAAGCCGGAAACAGTGCTAAACCGCCTGACTGTATATCACGATCAGACACAGCCTCTGATTGACTACTACAAAAAAGCCGGAGTGCTGGCCGAGGTAGATGGAACTCAGAATCTGGATAAAGTATTCCAGGATATTGTGTCTATTTTAGGAGAATAA
- the map gene encoding type I methionyl aminopeptidase produces MAVSIKSEREIELMREAGRILAATHEELEKAIKPGMSTWEIDRLGERIIRGYGCIPSFKNYNGYPASICVSVNDQVVHGIPSKNHIIKEGDIVSLDAGVIYKGYHSDAARTHGVGQISQEAKQLIEVTRQSFFEGIKFAKAGNHLNDISAAIQAYAEKFGYGVVRDLVGHGIGTNLHEDPEVPNFSQRRKGIRLQPGMTLAIEPMINAGRYDVAWLDDDWTVITEDGSLSAHYENTVLITDGEPEILTLLK; encoded by the coding sequence ATGGCAGTATCAATTAAATCGGAAAGAGAAATTGAACTGATGAGGGAGGCGGGGAGAATCCTCGCCGCCACTCACGAGGAGCTGGAAAAGGCTATTAAGCCTGGAATGTCCACCTGGGAAATCGACAGGCTGGGAGAGAGAATTATCAGAGGCTACGGCTGTATTCCGTCTTTTAAAAATTATAACGGATATCCTGCGTCTATCTGCGTATCTGTAAACGACCAGGTAGTCCACGGTATTCCCAGCAAAAATCACATTATCAAAGAAGGCGACATTGTCAGCTTAGATGCAGGAGTTATTTATAAAGGCTATCATTCTGACGCTGCCAGAACTCATGGGGTGGGGCAGATCAGCCAGGAAGCAAAACAGCTGATTGAAGTAACAAGACAAAGTTTCTTTGAGGGGATTAAATTTGCAAAAGCTGGAAATCATTTAAATGATATATCAGCTGCAATCCAGGCGTATGCAGAGAAATTCGGCTACGGCGTAGTAAGAGATCTGGTAGGCCACGGAATCGGAACAAATCTTCACGAGGACCCGGAGGTGCCTAACTTCTCCCAGAGAAGAAAGGGAATCCGCCTTCAGCCCGGCATGACCCTGGCTATTGAACCTATGATTAACGCAGGAAGATATGATGTGGCCTGGTTGGATGACGATTGGACTGTTATTACAGAGGACGGTTCTTTGTCAGCTCACTATGAGAATACGGTTCTGATTACAGACGGGGAACCGGAGATACTCACTCTGCTTAAATGA
- a CDS encoding KOW domain-containing RNA-binding protein, with protein MDYKPGGLVKSLAGHDKDNLFIILKEQGEYLFIADGITRTAHRPKKKKKKHIQMIHEIDETLHSQLSQGLPVTDQEIKLFIRRCKRREMGL; from the coding sequence ATGGATTATAAACCTGGCGGCCTGGTAAAAAGTCTGGCCGGACACGATAAAGATAATCTTTTTATCATATTAAAGGAGCAGGGGGAATACCTTTTTATAGCAGATGGAATTACGCGCACTGCACACAGACCAAAAAAGAAGAAAAAAAAGCACATACAGATGATCCATGAAATAGATGAAACCCTGCACAGCCAGCTGTCTCAGGGACTGCCTGTGACAGATCAGGAAATTAAATTGTTTATCAGGCGCTGCAAAAGAAGAGAAATGGGTTTATAG